One window from the genome of Aeromonas sp. FDAARGOS 1405 encodes:
- the nth gene encoding endonuclease III, with product MNNQKRREILERLRANNPHPTTELNFSSPFELLIAVLLSAQATDVSVNKATDKLYPVANTPQAMLELGVDGLKEYIKTIGLFNTKAENVIKTCAILLERHGGEVPENREALEALPGVGRKTANVVLNTAFGWPTIAVDTHIFRVSNRTGFAVGKNVDQVEEKLLKVVPAEFKLDVHHWLILHGRYTCLARKPRCGSCIIEDLCEYKEKVYPES from the coding sequence ATGAACAACCAGAAACGCAGAGAGATCCTCGAGCGACTGCGGGCAAACAACCCCCACCCCACCACAGAGCTCAACTTCAGTTCGCCGTTTGAGCTCCTGATCGCCGTGCTGCTCTCGGCGCAGGCGACCGATGTCAGTGTCAACAAGGCGACCGACAAGCTCTATCCGGTGGCCAACACCCCGCAGGCGATGCTGGAGCTCGGGGTGGACGGACTCAAGGAATACATCAAGACCATTGGCCTCTTCAACACCAAGGCCGAGAACGTCATCAAGACCTGCGCCATCTTGCTGGAGCGCCACGGCGGCGAGGTGCCGGAAAACCGCGAAGCGCTGGAAGCCCTGCCGGGTGTCGGCCGCAAGACCGCCAACGTGGTGCTCAACACTGCCTTTGGCTGGCCCACCATCGCCGTCGATACCCATATATTCCGGGTATCGAACCGCACTGGTTTTGCGGTGGGCAAGAACGTGGATCAGGTGGAGGAGAAGCTGCTCAAGGTAGTGCCCGCCGAGTTCAAGCTGGATGTCCACCACTGGCTCATCCTGCACGGGCGTTACACCTGTCTGGCTCGCAAGCCCCGCTGTGGTTCCTGTATCATCGAGGACTTGTGCGAGTACAAAGAGAAGGTCTATCCAGAGAGCTGA
- the rsxD gene encoding electron transport complex subunit RsxD produces the protein MFNIATAPFAHNRKQTRTLMLLVILACVPGLLAQTWFFGWGSFIQILLALVTALLCEALVLKLRGRAIKPALMDGSAALTAVLIGLSLPPLLPWWMLVVGTAFAIIVAKHLYGGLGQNLFNPAMVAYVLLLVSFPVQMTSWLPPESVRAYSLGFGDAASVIFTGFSLDGYSMTQLKQGVDGLTMATPLDTLKTGLTQGLTTGEILSGPLFEGWGGIGWSWVNLGYLLGGLFLLQQKVINWRIPTAILGALLAAATLGYLMSPDATATPMFHLFSGATMLGAFFIATDPVSACTTPRGRLVYGVLIGVLVYIIRRFGGYPDAFAFAVLLANLCVPFIDSLTRPKVYGARRQ, from the coding sequence ATGTTCAATATTGCGACTGCGCCGTTTGCCCATAACCGCAAACAGACCCGAACCCTGATGCTGCTGGTGATCCTGGCCTGCGTGCCGGGCTTGCTGGCCCAGACTTGGTTCTTCGGCTGGGGCTCCTTTATCCAGATCCTGCTGGCGTTGGTGACCGCGCTGCTGTGCGAGGCGCTGGTGCTCAAGCTCCGTGGCCGCGCCATCAAGCCAGCCCTGATGGATGGCAGTGCGGCGCTCACCGCCGTGCTGATCGGTCTCTCCCTGCCGCCGCTGCTGCCGTGGTGGATGCTGGTAGTGGGCACAGCCTTTGCGATCATCGTCGCCAAACACCTTTACGGCGGACTGGGTCAGAACCTGTTCAACCCGGCCATGGTCGCCTATGTGCTGCTGCTGGTCTCCTTCCCGGTGCAGATGACCAGCTGGCTGCCACCGGAGAGCGTGCGCGCCTACAGCCTCGGCTTTGGTGATGCGGCGTCGGTGATCTTCACCGGCTTTAGTCTCGACGGCTACAGCATGACCCAGCTCAAGCAGGGGGTGGATGGTCTCACCATGGCGACCCCCCTCGATACCCTGAAAACAGGCCTGACTCAGGGGCTCACCACCGGCGAGATCCTGAGCGGCCCGCTGTTCGAGGGTTGGGGCGGCATCGGCTGGAGCTGGGTCAACCTCGGCTATCTGCTGGGCGGCCTCTTCCTGCTGCAACAGAAGGTGATCAACTGGCGCATTCCCACCGCCATTCTCGGTGCCCTGCTGGCGGCAGCGACCCTCGGCTACCTGATGAGCCCGGATGCCACCGCCACGCCGATGTTCCACCTCTTTAGCGGCGCTACCATGCTGGGGGCCTTCTTTATCGCCACCGATCCGGTCAGTGCCTGCACCACGCCGCGCGGCCGCTTGGTCTATGGCGTGCTGATCGGGGTGCTGGTCTACATCATTCGCCGCTTTGGCGGCTACCCGGATGCCTTCGCCTTCGCCGTGCTGCTGGCCAACCTTTGCGTACCCTTTATCGACAGCCTGACTCGCCCGAAAGTGTATGGAGCCCGTCGCCAATGA
- the katG gene encoding catalase/peroxidase HPI, producing the protein MDKHASGAGQCPFAHGANTSASQEHQVWWPNALNLDILHQHDSKTNPMDETFDYADAFNSLDYDALKADLHALMTDSQPWWPADWGHYGGLMIRMAWHSAGSYRATDGRGGANTGNQRFAPLNSWPDNGNLDKARRLLWPIKQKYGNKISWADLMILAGNVAYESMGLKTFGFAGGREDIWHPEKDVYWGSEKEWLAPSGSEGSRYSGERDLENPLAAVMMGLIYVNPEGVDGNPDPLKTAHDMRVTFARMGMNDEETVALTAGGHTVGKAHGNGSAAKLGPAPEGADVHEQGLGWINHESRGIGRDTVTSGLEGAWTSNPTRWDNGYFKMLLGHDWWLKKSPAGAWQWEPVAIKEEDRPVDVEDPSIRCNPIMTDADMALRFDPVYREISERFAADQDLFSDAFARAWFKLTHRDMGPRSRYLGPEVPGEVMVWQDPVPAVDYQLSDKEVSELKAKLLACGVAPSDLIATAWDSARTFRGSDYRGGANGARIRLAPMKEWEGNEPARLEKVLNALIALQATLSKPVSIADLIVLGGSAAVEQAAKLAGVDIVVPFAPGRGDASADQTDAESFAFLEPVHDGFRNWQKGHYKVQPEEMLLDRAQLLGLTAREMTVLVGGMRVLGTNHGGSAHGVFTDRVGVLSNDFFVNLTDMAYSWQPTGRNSYQIVDRQSGAVKWTATRVDLVFGSNSVLRAYAEVYAQQDGKEKFVRDFVKAWVKVMNNDRFDLK; encoded by the coding sequence ATGGACAAACACGCTAGCGGGGCCGGTCAGTGCCCCTTTGCCCACGGTGCCAATACCTCTGCCAGCCAAGAGCATCAAGTCTGGTGGCCCAATGCCCTCAACCTCGACATCCTGCACCAGCATGACAGCAAGACCAATCCGATGGATGAGACTTTCGATTATGCCGATGCCTTCAATAGCCTCGATTACGATGCCCTCAAGGCCGATCTGCATGCCCTGATGACCGACAGCCAGCCCTGGTGGCCGGCAGACTGGGGTCACTATGGCGGCCTGATGATCCGCATGGCCTGGCACTCCGCCGGCAGCTATCGCGCTACCGACGGGCGCGGCGGTGCCAACACCGGCAACCAGCGCTTCGCCCCCCTCAACAGTTGGCCTGACAACGGCAACCTCGACAAGGCACGCCGTCTGCTGTGGCCGATCAAGCAGAAGTACGGCAACAAGATCTCCTGGGCTGACCTGATGATCCTGGCGGGCAACGTCGCCTATGAGTCCATGGGGCTCAAGACCTTTGGCTTTGCCGGTGGTCGCGAGGACATATGGCATCCGGAAAAAGATGTCTACTGGGGTTCCGAGAAGGAGTGGCTGGCACCGAGCGGCAGCGAAGGGAGCCGTTACAGCGGCGAACGGGATCTGGAGAACCCGCTGGCTGCGGTGATGATGGGGCTGATTTACGTCAACCCGGAAGGGGTGGATGGCAATCCCGATCCCCTGAAAACCGCCCACGACATGCGCGTCACCTTTGCCCGCATGGGGATGAATGACGAAGAGACCGTCGCCCTGACTGCCGGTGGCCACACCGTCGGCAAGGCCCACGGCAACGGCAGTGCAGCCAAACTGGGGCCAGCACCAGAAGGGGCCGATGTGCACGAGCAGGGACTGGGTTGGATCAACCACGAAAGCCGCGGTATCGGCCGTGACACTGTGACCAGTGGCCTTGAAGGGGCCTGGACCAGCAACCCGACTCGCTGGGACAACGGTTACTTCAAGATGCTGTTGGGCCACGACTGGTGGCTCAAGAAGAGCCCGGCCGGCGCCTGGCAGTGGGAGCCCGTCGCCATCAAGGAGGAAGATCGTCCGGTGGACGTGGAAGACCCCTCCATCCGCTGCAACCCCATCATGACCGATGCGGACATGGCGCTGCGCTTTGACCCCGTATACCGGGAGATCTCCGAGCGCTTCGCTGCGGATCAAGACCTCTTCTCCGACGCCTTTGCCCGCGCCTGGTTCAAGCTGACTCACCGCGACATGGGGCCGCGCAGCCGCTACCTGGGGCCGGAAGTGCCGGGCGAAGTCATGGTATGGCAGGATCCGGTTCCGGCGGTGGATTACCAGCTCTCCGATAAGGAGGTGAGCGAGCTCAAGGCCAAACTGCTGGCCTGCGGCGTGGCGCCGTCAGATCTGATTGCAACCGCGTGGGACAGTGCCCGCACTTTCCGCGGCTCCGATTATCGCGGCGGGGCCAACGGTGCCCGCATCCGCCTCGCGCCGATGAAAGAGTGGGAAGGCAACGAGCCCGCTCGCCTCGAGAAGGTGCTCAACGCCCTGATCGCCCTGCAGGCCACCCTGAGCAAGCCGGTCAGCATCGCCGACCTGATTGTGCTGGGTGGTAGCGCAGCGGTGGAGCAGGCGGCCAAGCTGGCCGGCGTTGATATCGTCGTCCCCTTTGCGCCGGGCCGCGGCGATGCCAGCGCCGACCAGACCGATGCCGAGTCGTTCGCCTTCCTCGAGCCGGTGCACGATGGTTTCCGCAACTGGCAGAAGGGGCACTACAAGGTGCAGCCGGAGGAGATGCTGCTCGACCGTGCCCAGCTGCTGGGCCTCACCGCCCGCGAGATGACAGTGCTGGTCGGCGGTATGCGGGTGCTTGGCACCAACCACGGTGGCTCGGCCCACGGCGTCTTTACCGACCGGGTCGGGGTGCTTAGCAACGACTTCTTCGTCAACCTGACCGACATGGCTTATAGCTGGCAGCCGACTGGCCGCAACAGTTACCAGATCGTGGATCGCCAGAGCGGTGCAGTGAAGTGGACTGCCACCCGGGTTGATCTGGTGTTTGGCTCCAACTCGGTGCTGCGTGCCTACGCCGAGGTCTATGCCCAGCAAGATGGCAAGGAGAAGTTCGTCCGCGACTTCGTCAAGGCCTGGGTCAAGGTGATGAACAACGACCGTTTCGATCTGAAATAA
- the rsxG gene encoding electron transport complex subunit RsxG, protein MLKSMRKNGLILAMFALGCTALVVLTNELTKDKIAHQQQLEKQQTLSVLLPEGSYDNDLVASCKQVTSRKYLGSDQPQALYTASKNGVVTGYALEAIAPDGYSGAIRIVAGFDAKGTITAVRVLAHNETPGLGDKIELKKSDWINSFAGKFLTHDNEPQWAVKKDGGEFDAFTGATITPRAVVKAVKNLLKLQQEQPELLSNAPACPAAN, encoded by the coding sequence ATGTTAAAGAGCATGCGCAAGAACGGCCTGATCCTGGCCATGTTCGCGCTGGGCTGTACCGCGCTGGTGGTACTGACCAACGAGCTGACCAAGGATAAAATCGCCCACCAGCAGCAGCTGGAGAAGCAGCAGACTCTCTCGGTATTGCTGCCGGAGGGGAGCTATGACAACGATCTGGTGGCCAGCTGCAAGCAGGTGACCAGCAGGAAGTATCTCGGCAGCGATCAGCCGCAAGCCCTCTATACCGCCAGCAAAAATGGCGTGGTGACCGGCTATGCGCTGGAGGCGATCGCGCCGGATGGCTACAGCGGGGCGATCCGCATCGTGGCGGGCTTTGATGCCAAGGGCACCATCACCGCCGTGCGCGTGCTCGCTCACAACGAGACCCCGGGCCTCGGTGACAAGATCGAGCTGAAAAAATCTGACTGGATCAACAGCTTTGCCGGAAAATTCCTGACCCATGACAACGAGCCCCAGTGGGCGGTTAAGAAGGATGGCGGCGAGTTCGATGCCTTTACCGGCGCCACCATCACCCCGCGAGCCGTGGTCAAGGCGGTGAAGAACCTGCTGAAACTGCAGCAGGAGCAACCCGAACTGCTCAGCAACGCCCCGGCTTGTCCGGCGGCGAACTAA
- the gloA gene encoding lactoylglutathione lyase — MRILHTMLRVGDLQRSIDFYTRVLGMKLLRKSENSEYKYTLAFVGYGDEKDEAVIELTYNWGVSEYELGSAYGHIALEADDIYATCDALRAAGAKITREPGPVKGGTTVIAFVEDPDGYKIELIAKKDAGTGLGDSF; from the coding sequence ATGAGAATTCTGCATACCATGCTGCGTGTCGGCGATCTGCAACGCTCCATCGACTTCTACACCCGTGTCCTTGGCATGAAGCTGCTGCGCAAGAGCGAGAACAGCGAGTACAAGTACACCCTGGCCTTCGTGGGCTACGGTGACGAGAAGGATGAAGCGGTGATCGAGCTGACCTACAACTGGGGGGTGAGCGAGTACGAACTGGGCTCTGCCTATGGCCACATCGCGCTGGAAGCGGACGACATCTATGCCACTTGCGATGCCCTGCGCGCCGCCGGTGCCAAGATCACCCGCGAACCGGGCCCGGTCAAGGGCGGTACCACCGTCATCGCCTTCGTCGAAGATCCGGACGGTTACAAGATTGAACTGATCGCCAAGAAAGATGCCGGTACTGGCCTCGGTGACAGCTTCTAA
- a CDS encoding methyl-accepting chemotaxis protein translates to MNRLGLAGKMLLAICLPLLALLFFASHYAYDRYRVTHEMAQALQQLTVVERSAQLVHELQKERGMSAGFIGSEGRKFADALPRQRQQVDEAISRFQGLERGSVHEQADLGLSELTGIRDQVDKLAIEAPRQVAFYSQLIASLLKVVDEISLRSQDAAIALQTNAYAAFLQNKERMGMERATLSNVFAKGSFTPATLQQFMSLLSAQQSYLERFRAAASPAQQRLLEQIEKSPVIAEVAKYEQLALDKMTEGGFDVDPERWFAVSTEKIDLLKQGEDQLYQQLFERVEQMESESQRNFWWGSMVVLCCLLLTSLISWKVLRDVHLGFVALHRTFSRLVNDNDLTVRVNWKSGDELGALARDLNRFLQHLEGLLLEVRRSCEILTRSASNSSEVIAEVNEGVVRGVGQVELVATAATEMASTVAEIARNATQTSLATQQAIGRARQGDKEVDQTIAAIEQVAGTLDETRLLVNNLHQDTESAVEALNLIKQISDRTNLLALNAAIEAARAGESGRGFAVVADEVRSLAARTQQAADDIEQMLSRLRAGARQAVVAMQSGSEQAGLSVSEAQRAGHELTDIVNEVRKVSDMTAQVATATEQQRYVTDDIQHNVMTIREVYEAHRQHSVTLQQNSVELDQLARELAGRIASFKLLERASPH, encoded by the coding sequence ATGAACAGACTCGGATTGGCCGGCAAGATGTTGCTGGCAATTTGCCTGCCGTTATTGGCGCTGCTGTTTTTCGCCAGCCACTACGCATACGACAGATATCGGGTGACCCATGAGATGGCGCAAGCTCTACAGCAGCTGACAGTGGTCGAACGCAGCGCCCAGCTGGTGCACGAGCTGCAAAAGGAGCGTGGCATGTCGGCTGGGTTTATTGGCTCTGAAGGGCGTAAATTTGCCGATGCCTTGCCACGTCAACGGCAACAGGTTGATGAAGCCATTAGTCGCTTTCAGGGGTTGGAGAGGGGGAGCGTCCACGAGCAGGCGGATCTGGGTTTGAGCGAGTTGACGGGGATCCGCGATCAGGTGGACAAACTGGCCATAGAGGCTCCCCGTCAGGTCGCTTTTTATAGCCAGTTGATTGCTTCTCTGCTCAAGGTGGTGGATGAGATTAGCCTGCGTAGCCAGGATGCCGCTATTGCCTTGCAGACCAATGCCTACGCCGCATTTTTGCAAAACAAGGAGCGTATGGGGATGGAGCGGGCGACCCTCAGCAATGTTTTTGCCAAAGGGAGTTTCACCCCGGCTACCTTGCAGCAATTTATGTCCCTGCTCTCTGCCCAGCAGAGTTATCTGGAGCGTTTTCGCGCTGCGGCAAGTCCGGCGCAGCAACGACTGCTTGAGCAAATAGAGAAGAGCCCTGTCATTGCAGAGGTCGCGAAATATGAGCAGCTAGCTCTGGACAAGATGACCGAGGGGGGCTTTGATGTCGATCCGGAGCGATGGTTTGCCGTGAGCACCGAGAAGATCGACCTGCTCAAACAGGGTGAGGATCAGCTCTATCAGCAGCTGTTCGAACGGGTTGAGCAGATGGAGAGCGAGAGTCAGCGCAACTTCTGGTGGGGCTCAATGGTGGTTCTGTGCTGTCTTTTGTTGACCTCTCTTATCAGTTGGAAGGTGCTGCGGGATGTGCATCTGGGCTTCGTCGCTCTGCATCGCACCTTTTCACGGCTCGTCAATGACAATGATCTGACGGTGAGGGTCAACTGGAAATCGGGTGACGAGCTGGGGGCATTGGCGCGGGATCTCAATCGCTTCCTGCAGCATCTGGAAGGCTTGTTGCTGGAGGTGCGCCGCTCCTGTGAGATATTGACCCGTAGTGCCAGCAACTCCAGCGAGGTGATTGCCGAAGTGAATGAAGGTGTGGTGCGTGGCGTTGGTCAGGTTGAACTGGTTGCCACCGCCGCAACTGAAATGGCTTCGACGGTGGCCGAAATTGCTCGCAATGCGACCCAGACCTCGCTGGCGACCCAGCAGGCCATTGGACGTGCCCGGCAGGGGGACAAGGAGGTGGATCAGACTATCGCCGCCATCGAGCAGGTGGCCGGCACCCTCGACGAGACCCGGCTGTTGGTCAACAACCTGCATCAGGATACCGAGTCCGCCGTCGAGGCACTCAACCTCATCAAGCAGATCTCTGATCGTACCAATCTGTTGGCCCTCAATGCTGCCATTGAGGCCGCCCGTGCCGGTGAGTCTGGGCGCGGCTTTGCCGTGGTCGCCGATGAGGTACGTTCACTGGCTGCCCGTACCCAGCAGGCGGCAGATGATATCGAACAGATGCTCTCCCGTTTGCGGGCGGGGGCCCGTCAGGCGGTGGTGGCCATGCAGTCGGGCAGCGAGCAGGCGGGTCTCAGTGTCAGTGAAGCGCAGCGGGCGGGTCACGAGCTGACCGACATCGTCAATGAGGTGCGCAAGGTGAGTGACATGACAGCGCAGGTAGCTACCGCAACCGAGCAGCAGCGCTACGTAACGGACGATATCCAGCACAACGTAATGACCATCCGCGAAGTGTACGAGGCCCATCGCCAGCACTCGGTCACCCTGCAGCAGAATAGTGTCGAACTGGATCAGTTGGCTCGGGAGTTGGCTGGACGCATTGCCAGCTTCAAGTTGCTGGAGAGAGCCTCTCCACACTGA
- a CDS encoding OmpA family protein, which translates to MNAWVLGLVSISVSMQLQAGVTEFGAGLDQSVWRLTSDTQIECRLEHPIPNWGTGAFVSRAGRKINLDFELKGKRPQAQTQTVSLGIMPPVWRPGIAGREVSQLRFYQQFDGLVEGQTAWTMLDELEGGRMPTFQYRDWYRQNRAVRVSLSSVNFRVKYQAFIDCLSGLLPYSFNDIAFSVLTYDKNSDQLSIPSKRRLAMISEFIKADKSIDVVVIDAYSDSYGGRWPNLKLSEKRADAIKKVFVDLGIDPGKISVEGHGEKQHVASNETEQGRAKNRRVVISMGRNGEI; encoded by the coding sequence TTGAACGCTTGGGTGTTGGGGTTGGTCAGCATATCCGTGAGTATGCAGTTACAGGCTGGGGTCACCGAATTTGGTGCCGGTCTGGATCAATCCGTCTGGCGTTTGACCTCCGATACCCAGATTGAGTGTCGCCTCGAACACCCTATTCCCAATTGGGGAACGGGGGCCTTTGTCAGCCGCGCCGGGCGCAAGATCAACCTCGACTTCGAGCTCAAGGGCAAGCGGCCACAGGCCCAGACACAGACGGTGAGTCTTGGCATCATGCCACCGGTATGGCGCCCGGGGATCGCCGGGCGAGAAGTGAGCCAGCTGCGCTTCTATCAGCAGTTCGATGGGCTGGTAGAGGGGCAAACCGCCTGGACCATGCTCGACGAGCTGGAGGGGGGGCGGATGCCGACCTTCCAGTATCGGGACTGGTATCGCCAGAACCGCGCGGTGCGGGTGTCCCTCTCGTCGGTCAACTTTCGGGTGAAATATCAGGCTTTTATCGACTGTCTGAGCGGGCTCTTGCCCTACAGCTTCAATGACATCGCCTTTAGCGTGCTTACCTACGACAAGAACAGCGATCAGCTCTCCATCCCCTCCAAGCGGCGGCTGGCGATGATCAGCGAGTTTATCAAGGCGGACAAGAGCATCGATGTGGTGGTGATCGACGCCTACAGCGACAGCTATGGCGGCCGCTGGCCGAACCTGAAACTCTCCGAGAAGCGGGCCGATGCCATCAAGAAGGTGTTTGTCGATCTGGGGATCGATCCCGGCAAGATCTCGGTGGAGGGGCATGGCGAGAAGCAGCACGTCGCCTCCAACGAAACCGAACAGGGTCGTGCCAAGAACCGGCGAGTGGTGATCAGCATGGGGCGTAACGGCGAGATCTAG
- a CDS encoding electron transport complex subunit E has protein sequence MEQIETGATPIAELESRKGELKELMSQGLWKNNPSLVQVLGLCPTLAVSSTFTNALGLGLATMAVLVCSNLAVSLVRNWVPKDIRIPVYVMIIASLVTSVQLLMNAYTYGLYQALGIFIALIVTNCVIIGRAEAYASKNPPLLAALDGLMMGLGFTLVLLVLGGMREIIGMGTLFDGAELLLGEWAKSLRIELFHADASLLLAILPPGGFIGLGLLIAAKNAINDWRDRKQATTVAHCNVAPARVRATEL, from the coding sequence ATGGAACAGATTGAAACGGGCGCAACCCCGATTGCCGAGCTGGAAAGCCGCAAGGGCGAGCTCAAGGAGCTGATGAGTCAGGGGCTTTGGAAGAACAACCCCTCGCTGGTGCAGGTGCTGGGGCTCTGCCCGACCCTCGCCGTCTCCTCCACCTTTACCAATGCGCTGGGGCTGGGCCTTGCCACCATGGCGGTGCTGGTCTGCTCCAACCTCGCCGTCTCGCTGGTGCGCAACTGGGTGCCGAAGGATATTCGCATTCCGGTCTATGTGATGATCATCGCCTCGCTGGTGACCAGCGTGCAGCTGTTGATGAACGCCTACACCTATGGCCTCTATCAGGCGCTCGGCATCTTTATCGCCCTCATCGTCACCAACTGCGTCATCATCGGCCGCGCCGAGGCCTATGCCTCCAAGAACCCGCCGCTGCTGGCGGCCCTCGATGGCCTGATGATGGGCCTTGGCTTTACCCTGGTGCTGCTGGTACTGGGCGGCATGCGCGAGATCATCGGCATGGGCACCCTGTTTGATGGCGCCGAACTGCTGCTGGGCGAGTGGGCCAAATCCCTGCGCATCGAGCTGTTCCACGCCGATGCCAGCCTACTGCTGGCGATTTTGCCGCCGGGCGGCTTTATCGGGCTGGGGCTGCTGATCGCCGCCAAGAACGCCATCAACGACTGGCGGGACCGCAAACAGGCGACCACTGTGGCCCACTGCAACGTTGCCCCGGCTCGCGTCCGGGCGACCGAACTATGA
- a CDS encoding autotransporter domain-containing protein, giving the protein MASLAASNNLDDQEEDWAQKRANAVISLMTFSVVPDITASNLDIGSSTGQSSALNMGQLGGGATLSEAVPIYLEGALGYSRYDPQFVISNGTESRTIPTKWNSLTASGGIGWDVTLHKDPRGGHWVLRPIANVSLGTMASDLRIGNWLLDRTKGYSLDFLDGGQLNMYGLGGSLMLDYELFSPAQDIDAELRYSYQHLQSFGGTSTSVRGHAEAENLGLYLRRRAPLFHWTLLDRPVRYVLEGAHTAYLGEQRGLLGFDSLNSIGAGLELDSSNYDIIVTRTRLVARYMFSHNTCGYSIGLAMSF; this is encoded by the coding sequence ATGGCGTCACTCGCGGCCAGTAACAACCTTGATGATCAGGAGGAGGACTGGGCGCAAAAACGGGCCAATGCGGTGATCTCGCTGATGACTTTCAGCGTGGTGCCGGACATCACGGCCAGCAACCTGGATATCGGCAGCAGTACTGGCCAATCTTCGGCGCTCAACATGGGACAACTGGGAGGCGGCGCAACCCTGAGCGAAGCCGTGCCCATCTATCTGGAGGGGGCGCTGGGCTACAGCCGCTACGACCCCCAGTTTGTGATAAGCAATGGTACCGAGAGTCGCACCATACCGACCAAGTGGAATAGCCTGACCGCTTCGGGCGGGATCGGCTGGGATGTCACCCTTCACAAAGATCCGCGTGGCGGCCACTGGGTGCTGCGCCCCATAGCCAACGTCTCGCTCGGTACCATGGCCAGCGACCTGCGGATCGGCAACTGGCTGCTTGATCGTACCAAGGGCTACTCGCTGGACTTTCTCGATGGGGGTCAGCTCAATATGTACGGGCTGGGTGGCTCGCTGATGCTCGATTACGAACTCTTTTCACCGGCCCAGGACATAGATGCCGAACTGCGCTACTCCTATCAGCACCTGCAGAGCTTTGGCGGCACCTCGACCAGCGTCCGTGGTCACGCCGAGGCGGAGAACCTTGGCCTCTATCTGCGCCGCCGCGCCCCGCTGTTCCACTGGACCCTGCTCGACAGGCCGGTGCGCTATGTACTGGAGGGGGCCCATACCGCATATCTGGGGGAGCAACGGGGGTTGCTTGGCTTTGACTCCCTCAACTCCATCGGCGCCGGTCTGGAGCTGGACAGCAGCAATTACGACATCATTGTCACCCGTACCCGGCTGGTTGCCCGCTACATGTTCAGCCACAACACCTGCGGTTATTCCATCGGGCTGGCCATGAGCTTCTAA